CAGCTTGAACGAGTCGGGGCGTCAGCGGCTGGCGGAGTCGGGGAAAACCTGGACCACTTTCGCCAAGACGATGGACAGCCTGTTGGGAGAGGCAGCATGAGCACCCAGACTCCCGCCGTCGTGCGGGACTACCTGGCGAGGGTTCGGACCGCGTTGGCCGACCTGCCGCCGGCCGAAGTGGACGAAATACTCGAGGACGTCCGTCCGCACCTGCTCGAGATCGGCGCCGAGCTGGGCGAGGAGGGCACGATCGCGGCGATGACCGAGCGGCTCGGCTCGCCGGAGAGCTACGCCGCGGAGCTGCGGGCGGCGGGTGACTACCCGGCGCCGGAACAGGCCGGTGGCAGCAAGATCAGCTCCGACCTCGGCTCGCGGCTGGCGTTGTGGAGCCTGGCCGCGATGATCGTCATCCTGGTGCCGTACGGCGTGGTGACGGCGGGGAGCCTGTCCGCCGAGGCGATGGCCCTGCTGGTCCCGGCGGCCGCGGTGCTCGCCGCGGGCGGCTGGTACCTGGCGCGGCAGGGGGATGGCGCGCTGAGCAGGCTGCCCGAGCTGAAGCCGCTGCGCACGGCGATGGGGCGCGAGTCGAAGGCATTGGCGTACCTGAAGTCGCTGCGTCCGGCGTGGTGGCTGCTGTGCGCGGCCGTGCTCGTGGTGTTCGGCCTGCTGTTGTTCTTGGACGAGGGCCGCGAAGGCATGCTGGCACTGGCAGGGCTGGTCGTGATCGCCGTGGTGACCGTGTGGTTCGGGCCGAAGTCGGTGACCGACCGCAAGTGGCTGTGGCTCAGCCTGCCGGTGTCGGCGCTGGTGGTCGGCGTGGTGCTCGGGCTGGCCACCGAGGGTCTGTTCAGGGCGGCGACCAGGGGATACGGCGGTTACGGCGGCTCGTACCAGCAGGCCTCGATCACGTCCGGCGGGCTGCCGGTGCTGAGCTACGGCAACTCGCAGGTGGAGAACATCTACGCGTTCGACGCCCAGGGCAAGCCGCTCACCGAGGTCTACCTGTTCGACCAGGACGGCAAGCCGCTGACGCTGCCGCGGTACGGCTGTGAGCCGGGGACCGGCACGCGGCAGCGCGAAGGGGCGGACAACCAGTACCCGCGCCCGGAAGTCGACCAGTACGGGTACGACGACCAGGGCGGCTACAACGGGTACAACGCCTACCGGCCGGGCTGCCGGTTGGTGCCGGGCGTGCCGTTCACCGCGGCGATCCCGAAGGTGCCGGTACCGCCTCCTGGCGTGCCTTCACCGACCCCGTCGGCCCCGCAGCCGACGCCGACGCCACCGCCGACCCCGTCGGCACCGGCCACCGCACCCACGCCGACCGGCTGAGGGTGCGCGCGCGAAGCGAGGAGCGGGCGTCGGGGCCCGCTCCTCGCTTCATCTTCCGGCTTCAGTTATGTCCGATGTGGACTGTCCTGTCAGAACGACGTCCGGGTCAGCTCCAGCTGCGAGAGCAGCTCACGACCCTTCTCCGCGTTGCGCGGCTGGGAAAGCACGTCGTAGCGGCGGGCCACCAGCTGGCTGCTCGAGACGAAGTCGCGCTTGCCGCGGGTGGCGCCGTAGCCGATCGCCGAGAACACCATGCCGAACCCGACACCGGCCACCAGGCCGATCAGGATCGGCGCGAAGCCGGCGCCCGCGGTGAACATGCTCAGCAGCAGCCCGACGAAGAGACCGAACCAGGCGCCGGACAGCGCCCCGCTGGTCAGCACCTTCCCCCAGCTAAGCCGCCCGGCGACGCGTTCGACCAGCATCGGCTCGACACCGACGATGGTCACGTCCTCGACCGGGAACTTGCTGTCGGCGAGGTGGTCGACGGCGCGCTGCGCGCCCTCGTACGAGTCGTAGGACCCGATCGGCCAGCCGCTGGGCATGGTCGGCAGCTGCGGGGTGGCCTGGTTCCTGGTGAACGTGGTCTGCGAGAAAGCTGTGGTCATTGTTCTCACCTCTCTGCTTCTCACAACGTGCCTACCCCTCGCCGCATGCCCGAAAACGCCAGTTCACAGCCACTTCTCAGACTGTGACCCGCGTCGCCATGGAGGGCGGCCGGGGTCAGACGGCGGCGAGCAGTTCCGGGCGGCCCGCCGGGGAGCCGTCCGGCAGCCAGCGGGCGAAGAACTCCGGGTCGAACAGTTCGTCCAGGACCATGTGCGCGGCCCCGATCAGGCCGCCTTCCTCGCCGAGCCGCGCCTTGTCGATGCGAAGCTCCCTTGTGGACAGTGGGAGCGAGCGGCGGTAGATGGTCTCGCGAATGGTGGCCAGGAAGAGGTCACCGGCGCCGGCGATCTTGCCGCCGAGGAGAATGGTCGACGGGTTGTAGAAGTTGACCATGGTGGCGAGCATCGAGCCGATCCGCTTGCCCGCCGCGACCAGCAGCCGCACCGCCTGGTGGTCGCCGGAGCGCGCGGCCGCGGTGACGTCGGCGGCGGTGATGCGACCCGTTTCGGCCAGCACCCGCGCCAGTGCCTCGCTCTGCCCGGTGCGCGCCAGTTCCTCGCCGTCGCGGGCCAGCGCCGAACCGCCCGCGAGCGCTTCCAGGCACCCGGTTTTCCCGCAGCGGCAGACGACTTCGCCCGCCGGGCCCTCGTCCGCGACCGCGGCGTGGCCGATGTCACCCGCGCAGCCCTGCGCGCCGCGGTGCAGCGATCCGCCGTTGCTGATGCCCGCGCCGATCCCGGTGCCGATCTTGACGTAGAGCAGGTCGCCGCCGTGCTCGTGCCCGCGCGCGGCCGGATCCCGCAGCTCGCCGAGGCAGAGCAGGTTCACCTCGTTGTCCACCCACACCGGCGCGCGGTACTTCGCGCCGAGGCGGTCACGCACCGGGTAGTTGTTCCAGCCGGGCATGATCGGTGGTTCGGACGGCCGCCCGGTGGCGAACTCGACCGGGCCCGGCAAGCCGAGGCCGACGCCCCAGATGCCGAGGTCCTCCTCACCGTGTTCGGACCACAGCTTGTCGAGCGTGGCTTCCACCTCGTCGAGCACGTTCTCCGGGCCCGCCGCGATGTCGCAGTCGCAGTGCGCGACGGCGAGCACGGTCCCGGCCAGGTCGGTGATGCCCGCGATGAAGCTGGTGGCGCCCAGCTCCGCGGTCAGGATGCGCCCGGCGTCCTTGCGGAACCGCAGCGTCCGCGCCTGGCGGCCGCCGGTGGAGGGGTTGAGTTCCCCCTCCTCCAGCAGCCCGGCGTTCAGCAGCGTGGTGATCCGCTGGGTGACCGCGGTCCGGCCCAGCCCGGTCCATTCGGACAGGGCCGGTCTGGTCTGTGCCTGCCCGCTGCGGACCAGCCGCAACAGCTTGCCGTAACTCGCGACCAGCTCGGAGTTCGGCGTTTCGCCTCCGGGCGGCTCTCCCATGGGGATCCCCTTCTGCGTGACTCCTTTCATCATATACGCATGACCGTCACACTTCTGCATGGGAAAGACATTTGACACGGGGTTAACCGGCGAAAGGTTAGCCGAGCGTAAGGGTTGGGGTGTATTCCTCGAACCACGTCTGCAGTTCGAGCACCCGGTCGAGGCCGTGGCGCACCTCGCCGCTCACCTCCGCCGAGTCCAACTCCGCCGCCTTGGTCACCCATTCCCGGTCCGCCAGCTGGAACACCGCCGCGTCGCGATCGGCCACCAGTTCCCGCGCCTGCTTCTGCAGCGCTTCCGCGTAGTGCGGATCCTGCGTCGACGGGTACGGGCTCTTCACCCGCGACGCCACCGACTCCGGCAGCACGTGCTTGGTCGCGTGCCGCAGCAGGCTTTTCTCCCGGCCGTCGAAGGTCTTCAGCGACCACGGGGTGTTGTAGACGTATTCGACCAGCCGGTGATCGCAGAACGGTACGCGCACCTCCAGACCGACCGCCATCGAGGCGCGGTCCTTCCGGTCGAGCAGCGATCGCACGAACCGGGTCAGGTGCAGATGGCAGATCGTGCGCATCTTGTGTTCCAGTTCGCTTTCCCCGTCGAGGTGGTCCACCTGCGCGACGGCGGTGCGGTACTGGTCGTCGATGTAGTTGTCCAGGTCGAGCGCGCCGGTGATTTCCCCGCGCAACATGGCGGTCCGGCTGCCGGTCAGCTCGTTGTAGGCCATCCAGGGGAACGTGTCGGCGTCGCGGGCGGCCTGGTCGTGGAACCACAGGTAACCGCCGAACACCTCGTCCGCCGACTCACCGGACAGCGCCACCGTCGACTGCTCGCGGATCGCCTTGAACAACAGGTACAGCGAGGTGTCCATGTCGCCCATGCCGCCGGGCATGTCGCGCGCCCGGACCACGGCCCGCCGCACTTCGGGATCGCTCAGCGCGGCCGAGTCGAGCACCACGTTCCGGTGCGCCGAGCCGACCAGGTTCGCCACGTCGCGGATGTACGGGGAATCGGGCGTCGCGCGGATCCGGTCGGGCTGGAAGTTCTCCTCCTGTCCGGTGAAATCCACCGAGAAGGTGCGCAACTGCTCGCCTTCGTTCGCCACGTACGGTGCGGCGAGCCCGGTGACCGCGCTGGAGTCGAGTCCACCGGAAAGCAGCACGCAGCGCGGCACGTCGGCCACCAGCTGCCGGTGCACGATGTCGGTCATCAGCTCGCGGACCTTCGCCACGGTGGCTTCCTGGGAATCCGTGTGCTCGGTGGCGGTCAGCTTCCAGTAGGTGCGCTCGCGGAGGCCGGCGTCGTCGACGGTGACCGTGGAGCCCGGCTCGACCTCGTACATGTTCTTCCACAGCGACCAGCCGGGCGTTTTCGTGAACGCCAGCAGGCCGCGCAGGCCGTCGAGGTCGACTTCGCGCTTGGCCGCCGGATTGGCCAGGATCGCCTTCGGCTCCGAGCCGAACAGCACGCCGTCGCGCGTGGGGTAGTAGTACAGCGGCTTGATGCCCATCCGGTCGCGCACCAGCAGCAGTTTCCGGGTGCGCCCGTCCCAGACGGCGAAGGCGTACATCCCGTTCAGGTGCTCGGGCACGCCCTCGCCCCATTCGAGGTACGCGTGCAGCACGACCTCGGTGTCGCTGCTGGTGGTGAACCGGTGGCCCTTGGCCGACAGTTCTTCGCGCAGTTCGGCGTAGTTGTACGCCTCACCGCTGTAGACCAGCACGACGTCGCCGGACGGGGTGCGTTCGGTCATCGGCTGGCGCCCGCCGGGCAGATCGATGATGGCGAGCCTGCGGTGCCCGAGCGCCGCGTGCTCATCGAGCCAGGTGCCGGAGTCGTCGGGGCCGCGGCAGGACATGGTGGCGGTCATCGCGTCCACCACTTCGCTCCTGGTGCGCAGGTCCGATTCGTAGGAGATCCAGCCGGTAATACCGCACATGAGACTCACCTCCGCAGGATTACTTAGCTATGCGAAATATCCGTAACACCGTTGTAACGCGGGTTCGCGGAAATGTCTGCCCGGTATGCCTGCTCCGCCCGAAGCGTCACCGCGGTTGTGGCCGGACTCACCGCGCGTCAAAAAGGCGTAAATGGCCAGGAAAACGGCGTCAAGGACCCGTTAGGCGGCATCGGTCGCAGCCGGTGATCGGCGCATCGTCGCATCGGTCACCGAAACGGGTGATCCGAGATGGAGAGGTGCGAATTGGCCGACTTGCTCTACGCCGTGCTGCTGATCGGCGTTTTCGTGGCGCTGGCGCTCACCCTGCGCGGGCTGGAAAAGCTGTGAGCGGCACGGGTGCGGTGGCCAACATCGTCGGCGGGGTGCTGGCGCTGGGACTGCTCGTCTACCTGTTCGCCGCCTTGATCAGGCCGGAGAAATTCTGATGTCCGACACCACGGCCGGTCTGCTGCAGACCGGCCTGCTACTGGTCGCGCTGGCGGTGGCCTACAAACCGCTCGGCGACTACATCGCCAAGGTGTATTCCACCGAGAAGCACCTCAAAGGCGAACTCTTGCTCTACCGCCTGTTCCGGGTGAACCCCGGTTCGCCGCAGCGGTGGAGCACCTACGCACTGGGCGTACTGGCGTTCTCGCTGGTTTCGGTGCTGTTCCTGTACCTGCTCCAGCGGTTGCAGCCGCTGCTGCCGTGGGACCTCGGGCGCGGCTCGGTCGACCCCGGCACCGCCTTCAACACCGCGGTCAGCTTCGTCACCAACACCAACTGGCAGTCCTACGTGCCGGAGACGGTGCTGGGACACGGGGTCCAGATGTTCGGGCTGACCGTGCAGAACTTCCTGTCCGGCGCGGTCGGCCTCGCCGTCGCGATCGCGCTGACCCGCGGGTTCGTGCGGTCGAAGACCGACCGGCTCGGCAACTTCTGGGTGGACCTGACCCGCGGCACCGTGCGGATCCTGCTGCCGATCGCCTTTGTCTTCGCCATCGTGCTGGTCGCGCTCGGCGTGGTGCAGAGCCTGTCCGCGGGCGTCGCGGTGACCGGGCCGGACGGCACCTCGTCCACGCTGTCGCTGGCGCCGGCCGCCAGCCAGGAGGCGATCAAGGAACTGGGTACCAACGGCGGCGGCATCTTCAACGCCAACTCCGCGCACCCGTTCGAGAACCCGAACTCCTGGTCCAACCTGGTCGAGATCTTCCTGCTGCTGGTCATCCCGGTGTCCATGCCGCGCGCGTTCGGCAAGCTGGTCGGCAGCCACAAGCAGGGTTACGTGCTGCTGTCGGTGATGGGCGCGCTGTGGGCGGCGATGCTGGCCGTGTCGTGGCTGGGGGAGAACCACCCGAACGGCCCGGCGGCGCTGCTGGCCGGGGCCGCGATGGAGGGCAAGGAACAGCGGTTCGGGCTGAGCCTGTCCGCGCTGTTCGCCACCAGCACCACCGGCACCTCCACCGGCGCGGTCAACTCGCTGCACGACAGCTACACCGGTCTCGGCGGCGGAGTTCCGCTGCTGCACATGCTCTTCGGCGAGGTGTCGCCGGGCGGGGTGGGCACCGGGCTCTACGGCATCCTGGTGATGGCGATCATCGCGATGTTCCTGGCCGGGCTGATGGTCGGGCGCACGCCGGAGTTCCTCGGCAAGAAGCTGGGCCGCCGCGAGGTCACCTGCGCGGCGGTGGCGATGCTGGCCATGCCCGCGGTGGTGCTGCTCGGCACCGGCGCGGCGCTGATGCTGCCGGACACCACCGCGGCGATGACCAACAGCGGCCCGCACGGGCTGTCGGAGGTCCTCTACGCCTACGCCTCCACCGGCAACAACAACGGCAGCGCGTTCGGCGGGCTGACCGTGACCAGCGACTGGTTCCAGTCTTCGCTCGGTGTGGCGATGCTGCTCGGCCGGTTCATCCCGATCCTGGCGGTGCTGTGCCTGGCGGGTTCGCTCGCCGCGCAGCAGAAGGTCCCGGTGACCGCGGGCACGCTGCCCACCACCGGCCTGCTGTTCGGTTCGCTGCTGACCGGCACGGTCGTGCTGGTCGCGGCGCTGACCTTCGTCCCGGCACTGGCACTCGGCCCGATCGCGGAGGCACTGGCATGAGCGAGAACGTGTTCGCCCCGCGGCAGCTGCTGGCTTCGCTGCCCGACGCGCTGCGCAAGCTGCACCCGCGCCACCAGCTGCGGAACCCGGTGATGTTCGTGGTCTGGGCGGGTTCGGTGCTGGTCACCGCGTTCGCCGTGGCCGAGCCGAGCGTGTTCACCGTGCTGATCGCGGTGTGGCTGTGGTTCACCGTGTTGTTCGCGAACCTGGCCGAGGCGGTGGCCGAGGGCCGCGGCAAGGCGCAGGCGGAGTCGTTGCGGCGCACCAAGAAGGAGACCGTGGCGCGGCGGCTGACCGCGGACGGCTCCGAGGAGGAGTGCCCGGGCGCCGAACTGCGGATCGGTGACCTGGTGGTGGTCGAGGCCGGGGAGACGATCCCCGGCGACGGCGACGTGGTCGAGGGCATCGCCACGGTCGACGAATCGGCCATCACCGGTGAGTCGGCCCCGGTGATCCGGGAGTCGGGCGGCGACCGCTCGGCGGTCACCGGCGGCACCACCGTGCTGTCGGACCGGATCATCGTGAAGATCACCACCAAGCCCGGTGAGTCCTTTGTGGATCGCATGATCGCCTTGGTGGAGGGCGCTTCGCGGCAGAAGACGCCGAACGAGATCGCGTTGACCATCCTGCTGTCCACGCTGACCGTCATCTTCCTGCTCGCGGTGGTCGCGCTGCAGCCGATGGCGGCGTACTCGGGCAGCGAGCAGTCGGTGGTGGTGCTGACCGCGCTGCTGGTCTGCCTCATTCCGACCACCATCGGCGCGCTGCTGTCCGCCATCGGCATCGCCGGGATGGACCGGCTCGTCCAGCGCAACGTGCTGGCGACGTCGGGGCGCGCGGTCGAAGCGGCCGGTGACGTGTCCACCCTGCTGCTGGACAAGACCGGCACGATCACCTTCGGCAACCGCAAGGCCACCGAGTTGATCCCGGTCGGCGAATCCACTGTGGACGAACTGGCCGCGGTGGCCAGGCTGTCCAGCCTCGCCGACGGCACCCCGGAAGGCCGCAGCATCGTGGAGCTGACCGGGGACACCGAACCCACCGAGGAGGAGCGGCTCGCCGAGTTCGTGCCGTTCACCGCGCAGACCCGGATGAGCGGGCTGAACCTCGGCGACCGCGAGATCCGCAAGGGCGCGGCCGGTGCGGTGCGGGCGTGGGTGCGCGAGCGCGGTGGCGAGATGCCGGACAAGACCGAGCGGATCGTCGAGGAGGTCAGCCAGCAGGGTGGCACGCCGCTGGTCGTCGCCGAATGCGTCACGGGTGGGAAAGCCTTGGTACGCGGGGTGATCCGACTGTCCGATGTGGTCAAACCGGGGATGAGGGAGCGGTTCGCCGAACTGCGCTCTATGGGCATAAAGACGGTGATGATCACCGGGGACAATCCGCTCACCGCCAAGGCCATCGCCGAGGACGCCGGCGTCGACGACTATCTCGCCGAGGCCAAGCCCGAGGACAAGATGGCGCTGATCCACCGCGAGCAGGAGGGCGGGCGGCTGGTCGCGATGACCGGCGACGGCACCAACGACGCGCCCGCGCTGGCCGCCTCCGACGTCGGGGTGGCGATGAACACCGGCACGTCGGCCGCCAAGGAGGCCGGCAACATGGTCGACCTCGACTCCGACCCGACCAAGCTGATCGAGATCGTCGGCATCGGCAAGCAGCTGCTGATCACCAGGGGCGCGCTGACCACCTTCAGCGTGGCGAACGACCTGGCGAAGTACTTCGCCATCCTGCCGGCCATGTTCCTGGCGATCTACCCGCAGCTCGGCGGGCTGAACATCATGGGGCTGGCCACCCCGGCCTCGGCGATCCTGTCCGCGGTGATCTTCAACGCGCTGGTCATCGTGGCGCTGATCCCGCTGGCCCTGCGCGGGGTGCGGTACCGGCCGTCCAGCGCGGCCGCGCTGCTGCGGCGCAACCTGCTGGTCTACGGCGTCGGCGGGGTGCTCACCCCGTTCGCCGGGATCTGGCTGATCGACCAGCTTGTCCGACTGATTCCCGGAATCGGGTGAGGATCGTGAAGAACCTGTTCAACCAGGCGGCCGCGGGACTGCGCGTGCTGCTGGTGATGACCGTCCTGCTCGGCGTCGCCTATCCGCTCGGGGTGTGGGCGGTGTCCAGGATCCCCGGACTGCAGGCCAACGCCGAGGGCTCGGTGCTCACGCGGGACGGCCAGGCGGTCGGGTCGGCGCTGATCGGGGTGGATCCGGTGGCCGCCGACCCGGCTGCCGACCCGTGGTTCCACACGCGGCCGTCGGCCGCCGCCGACGCGTCGACCTCGGGCGGGTCCAACAAGTCCGGGTTCAACGAGGACCTGCTCGCCCAGGTCGCCGAGCGCAAGGCGGCGATCGCCGGGCGGGAGGGCGTTGACCCGTCGAGGGTGCCGCCCGACGCGGTCACCGCCTCGGCGTCCGGCCTGGACCCGTCGATCAGCGTGGCCTACGCCGAACTGCAGATCCCGCGCGTGGCCCGTAACACCGGCGTGGCACCCGATCGGGTGGCCGAACTGGTCCGCGAGCACACGGGCGGGGTGATCCCGGGGGTGAATGTGCTGCAACTCAACCTCGCCGTGCAGCAAGTCACGGGCCGGTGAGGCGGGCCCGGGCGCAGACTGGTCGCGTGGAGCCGGAAACCGAAACCCCGCCGCGGCGCGGTGAACTGCGCATCTACCTCGGCGCGGCGCCGGGCGTCGGCAAGACCTTCGCCATGCTCGGTGAGGCGCGGCGGCGGCTGGATCGGGGCACCGACGTGGTGATCGGGCTGGTCGAGACGCACGGCCGCCGGAAGACCGCGGACCTGCTCGACGGCCTGGAGGTGGTGCCGCGGCGGGTCGGCGCGTACCGGGGCCGGGAGTTCACCGAGATGGACGTCGACGGCCTGCTGGCGCGCAAGCCCGAGGTGGCCGTGGTCGACGAGCTGGCGCACACCAACGTGCCCGGCTCGCGCAACGAGAAGCGGTGGCAGGACGTCGACGAGCTGCTCGACGCCGGGATCGACGTCCTGTCCACGGTCAACGTCCAGCACCTCCAGAGCCTCAACGACGTGGTGCAGCGCATCACCGGCGCCACCCAGTACGAGACCGTGCCGGACGAGGTGGTGCGCCGCGCCGAGCAGCTGGAGCTGGTGGACATCACGCCGGAGGCGCTGCGACGGCGCCTGGCGCACGGCAACGTCTACCCGGCCGACCGCATCGACGCCGCGCTGGGCAACTACTTCCGGCCGGGCAATCTCACCGCGTTGCGGGAGCTGGCCCTGCTGTGGGTGGCCGACCAGGTCGACGTCGCGCTGCAGCGCTACCGCGCCGAGCAGAAGATCACCGACACCTGGGAGACCAGGGAACGCGTGGTCGTCTCGATCACCGGCGGGCCGGAGAGCGAGACGCTGATCCGGCGCGGCAGGCGGATCGCCAACCGGGCCGGTGCCGAACTGCTGGTGCTGCACATCCTGCGCGGAGACGGGCTGACCGGGATGGGGCCGACCGCCGTCGGGCGGTACCGCAAGCTCGCCGACGAACTGGGCGCCACCTTCCACACCGTCGTCGGCGACGACGTGCCCAGCGCGCTGCTCGACTTCGCGCGCGGGGTGAACGCGACGCAGCTGGTGGTCGGCACCTCGCGGCGGTCGCGGGTGGCGAGGCTGTTCGACGAGGGCATCGGCGCCACCGTGGTGCAGCGCTCCGGGCCGATCGACGTGCACATGGTCACCCACGACGAGGCGGGCGGGCGGCTGCGGGCCCGGTTGAGCCGCAGCCCGCTGGCGCCGTCGCGGCGGCTGCTCGGCTGGGCGCTCTCGCTGGCGGCGCCCGGTCTGGCCACCCTGCTGGGGCTGGTGCTGCGGGACCAGGTCGACTTCTCCACCGACGTGGTCGGGTACGTGCTGGCCACCGTGGTGGTGGCGCTGGTCGGAGGGCTCGGGCCGGCTCTGGTCGCGGCGGCGTTCTCCGGTGGCCTGCTGAACTGGTTCTTCACCGAACCGCGGTACCAGCTGACCGTGCAGGAGCCGCGGAACGTGATCACGCTGGTGGCGATGATCGTGGTGGCGATTCTGGTGGCGGCGGTGGTCGACGCGGCGGCGAGGCGGGCCGCGCAGGCGGCGCGGGCGCGCACCGAGGCCTCGCTGCTGGCGTCCTACGCGCGCACGGTTCTGACCCACGCGCAGCCGGTCGACCGGTTGCTGGAGAAGGTGCGGGAGAACTTCGGGCTCACCTCGGTGGCGCTGGTGGAGAAGAAGTCCGGGGCCTGGCGGCGGGTGGCGCAGACCGGGATCGACCCGTGCGGCAAGCCGGACGACGCGGACGTGGACATCCCGGTGACCGGCGACGTGCACCTGGTGCTGCGCGGGCGGGCGCTGCCGGCGGCCGATCGCGGGGTGCTGGAGGCGGCGGCCGGGCAGGCGCTGCTCGCCCTGCGCCAGCAGCGCATGGCGGCCACCGCGGACGAGGCGCAGCGCAAGGCCGAGGCCACCGAGCTGCGGACCGCGCTGCTGTCCGCGGTCGGGCACGACCTGCGCACCCCGCTGACCTCGATCAAGGCCGCGGTGGGCAGCCTGCGCGCCTCCGACATCCAGCTGTCCGAAGAGGACACCGGGGAGCTGCTGGAGGCGATCGAGCTGTCCGCCGACCGGCTGGCCGGGCTGGTGGACAACCTGCTCGACTCGTCGCGGCTGGCCACCGGTGCGGTGCGCCCGCACCTGCGCGCGGTTGGCTACGACGAGGTGGTCGCGCTGTCGTTGTCCAATGTGGATGGATCGGCGGCGGTGCGCGCCGAGGTGGCCGACGACGTGCCGTGGGTGGCGGCCGATCCGGGACTGCTGGAGCGGGTGGTGGCCAACGTGGTGGACAACGCGCTGCGGCACGGCTCGGCGCCGGTCTCGGTGCGGGCCAGTGCGCACGCGTCCTATGTGGAGCTTCGCATCGTGGATCACGGGCGGGGGCTGAAGAAGGGTGCCGCGGAGTCGGCGTTCGCGCCGTTCCAGCGGCTCGGTGACCGCAACGCCACACCGGGGGTCGGGCTCGGCCTGTCCGTGGCGAAGGGCTTCACCGAGGCGATGGGCGGCACGATCAGGGCGGAGGACACTCCCGGTGGCGGGCTGACCGTGGTCGTCTCACTGCCGAAGTGGAATGGAGAAGCATGAGCACCGTGCTGGTGGTGGACGACGAGCCGCAGATCGTGCGGGCGCTGCGGATCAACCTGTCCGCGCGCGGGTACAAGGTGATCACCGCGCACGACGGCTCGGCGGCGCTGCGCGCGGTCGCCGAGACCAAGCCGGACGTGGTGGTGCTCGACCTGGGGTTGCCGGACATGGACGGCAACGAGGTGATCGCCGGGCTGCGCGGGTGGACCACGGTGCCGATCATCGTGCTGTCCGCGCGGGGCGACTCGGCGGACAAGGTGGAGGCGCTGGACGCGGGCGCGGACGACTACGTGACCAAGCCGTTCGGCATGGACGAACTGCTGGCGCGGCTGCGCGCTGCGGTGCGCCGCTCGGCGGTGACCGGGGCCGAGGACGGCAGCGCGGTGGTGGAGACGGATGCTTTCACCATCGACCTGGCGGCCAAGAAGGTCCTGCGGGACGGTGCCGAGGTGCACCTGACCAAAACCGAATGGGGCGTGCTGGAACTGCTGGTGCGCAACCGGGGTCGGCTGGTGGCGCAGAAGCAGCTGCTGCACGAGGTATGGGGTCCGTCGTATGACACGGAGTCGCACTACCTGCGGGTCTACCTGGCGCAGCTGCGGCGGAAACTGGAGCCGGAGCCTTCGCGCCCGCGGCACCTGCTGACCGAACCCGGAATGGGCTACCGCTTCGAAGCCTGAGCCCTGGCACGAATGTGGCCCTCGGAGCGACTTCGGCCCCGAGAGCCACATTCGTATTCCTGCTACGGCGTGCCGCCAGGGTGAGCTAGGAAGGCGTGGAACTGCCGCCCGGGTCGCTCGAGCCCGGCGGCTCGCTCGGGTCGCTGCTGGGCGGGTCGCTGCTCGGCGGGTCCGACGGCTTCGACGTGGTCGGCGGAATGGTCGTCGGCTTGCCGGTGGGGGTGCTCGGCGGCTGCGGTGGGTCGCCGGGTCCGGGCGGGTTGCCGGGCGCGGGCGGTGCGGGCGGCGGGGTGACCACCGTGGTGGTCGGCACCC
The genomic region above belongs to Amycolatopsis sp. YIM 10 and contains:
- the kdpB gene encoding potassium-transporting ATPase subunit KdpB, producing MSENVFAPRQLLASLPDALRKLHPRHQLRNPVMFVVWAGSVLVTAFAVAEPSVFTVLIAVWLWFTVLFANLAEAVAEGRGKAQAESLRRTKKETVARRLTADGSEEECPGAELRIGDLVVVEAGETIPGDGDVVEGIATVDESAITGESAPVIRESGGDRSAVTGGTTVLSDRIIVKITTKPGESFVDRMIALVEGASRQKTPNEIALTILLSTLTVIFLLAVVALQPMAAYSGSEQSVVVLTALLVCLIPTTIGALLSAIGIAGMDRLVQRNVLATSGRAVEAAGDVSTLLLDKTGTITFGNRKATELIPVGESTVDELAAVARLSSLADGTPEGRSIVELTGDTEPTEEERLAEFVPFTAQTRMSGLNLGDREIRKGAAGAVRAWVRERGGEMPDKTERIVEEVSQQGGTPLVVAECVTGGKALVRGVIRLSDVVKPGMRERFAELRSMGIKTVMITGDNPLTAKAIAEDAGVDDYLAEAKPEDKMALIHREQEGGRLVAMTGDGTNDAPALAASDVGVAMNTGTSAAKEAGNMVDLDSDPTKLIEIVGIGKQLLITRGALTTFSVANDLAKYFAILPAMFLAIYPQLGGLNIMGLATPASAILSAVIFNALVIVALIPLALRGVRYRPSSAAALLRRNLLVYGVGGVLTPFAGIWLIDQLVRLIPGIG
- a CDS encoding potassium-transporting ATPase subunit C gives rise to the protein MKNLFNQAAAGLRVLLVMTVLLGVAYPLGVWAVSRIPGLQANAEGSVLTRDGQAVGSALIGVDPVAADPAADPWFHTRPSAAADASTSGGSNKSGFNEDLLAQVAERKAAIAGREGVDPSRVPPDAVTASASGLDPSISVAYAELQIPRVARNTGVAPDRVAELVREHTGGVIPGVNVLQLNLAVQQVTGR
- a CDS encoding DUF4118 domain-containing protein; the protein is MEPETETPPRRGELRIYLGAAPGVGKTFAMLGEARRRLDRGTDVVIGLVETHGRRKTADLLDGLEVVPRRVGAYRGREFTEMDVDGLLARKPEVAVVDELAHTNVPGSRNEKRWQDVDELLDAGIDVLSTVNVQHLQSLNDVVQRITGATQYETVPDEVVRRAEQLELVDITPEALRRRLAHGNVYPADRIDAALGNYFRPGNLTALRELALLWVADQVDVALQRYRAEQKITDTWETRERVVVSITGGPESETLIRRGRRIANRAGAELLVLHILRGDGLTGMGPTAVGRYRKLADELGATFHTVVGDDVPSALLDFARGVNATQLVVGTSRRSRVARLFDEGIGATVVQRSGPIDVHMVTHDEAGGRLRARLSRSPLAPSRRLLGWALSLAAPGLATLLGLVLRDQVDFSTDVVGYVLATVVVALVGGLGPALVAAAFSGGLLNWFFTEPRYQLTVQEPRNVITLVAMIVVAILVAAVVDAAARRAAQAARARTEASLLASYARTVLTHAQPVDRLLEKVRENFGLTSVALVEKKSGAWRRVAQTGIDPCGKPDDADVDIPVTGDVHLVLRGRALPAADRGVLEAAAGQALLALRQQRMAATADEAQRKAEATELRTALLSAVGHDLRTPLTSIKAAVGSLRASDIQLSEEDTGELLEAIELSADRLAGLVDNLLDSSRLATGAVRPHLRAVGYDEVVALSLSNVDGSAAVRAEVADDVPWVAADPGLLERVVANVVDNALRHGSAPVSVRASAHASYVELRIVDHGRGLKKGAAESAFAPFQRLGDRNATPGVGLGLSVAKGFTEAMGGTIRAEDTPGGGLTVVVSLPKWNGEA
- a CDS encoding response regulator; its protein translation is MSTVLVVDDEPQIVRALRINLSARGYKVITAHDGSAALRAVAETKPDVVVLDLGLPDMDGNEVIAGLRGWTTVPIIVLSARGDSADKVEALDAGADDYVTKPFGMDELLARLRAAVRRSAVTGAEDGSAVVETDAFTIDLAAKKVLRDGAEVHLTKTEWGVLELLVRNRGRLVAQKQLLHEVWGPSYDTESHYLRVYLAQLRRKLEPEPSRPRHLLTEPGMGYRFEA